The Pseudomonadota bacterium nucleotide sequence ACGCAACCAGTGAACCTAAAACTGTCGCGCCACCTAGTTGTAGAAAACTATAAAGAGCGCTAGCATAGCCAGCTAATTTTCCAAAGGGCGCAAAGGCACCCGTAAACGCCGCGGGCCAAATAAATGTTGAACCAAAGTAGAATACAATCATAGGCGCGACAATAATGAAAATATTGATACCGTAAAGAAATTTAAAAGCCAGCATTAAAACGCCAGCGATAACCATTAACAACCAACCAAGACGCAACATAAAGTGTGAGCCCACATGACTAACTATCTTTCCATTCAGATAGCCAGCCACCGCCATTGCCGTTCCTCCTCCTAACAAAGTAATCCAACCAAACTCGACAGGGCTAATGCCAATATTTTTGATCAACAAGACAGGCCCTACGGCATACCAAGAAAAGAATGCTCCGTAGCTAAGGAACGTACAAAGTGCATAGCCCATAAAAATTCGACTGGATAATAGTTGCTGAAAAGAGCTAAAAATGAAGCTGAGTCTTAAACGGTTTTTGTGGTGGTATTGGCCAGTTTCCCGAAACCCCATGCAAACAATCAAAATAGTTATAAGTGCGTATAGCACTAAGAAAATAAAAACTGAACGCCAACCGAAATAGACTGACAAATATCCACCCAAAGTTGGTGCAGCCGGAACTACAAAGGTAATCAATATAGCCAAATACGCTAAATATTTGGTTGATGTCTCCCCGGTAAATGAATCACGAAATATCGCCCGCCACAAAGAGGCCCCAGCCCCTACTCCTATTCCTTGAATGAAACGTCCCCAAATCAAAACAGAAATCGTTGCAGCATAAAAACAAATCACGCTACCGATAAAGGCAATGATGAGGCCAACAAGCAGGGGAAATTTACGCCCGATGCCTTCAGAAATTGGACCATAGACAAGCTGCGACAATGAAACTCCCAACATAAAAACAGCCATACTCCACTGAACTTCGTCTATAGGCGCATTTAAATCATGGGCAATAGCAGGTAAAGAAGGAGCATAAATGTCAGATGAAACCCCAGCCAAACAAGCAACCAATAAAATTATGAAGCAAAGGGTAGAATGAGAATTCATTTTTCAAATTCGCAAAAATCGTGTTAAAGCAATTATATCATTGATATAATACATGTTGACTGATTAGTCAATCTAACCAGAGGGTACAAGAATTTATGGAAACGCGCAGAGCTGATGCCACTCGAGAAAAAATTATAAAGGCGGCCAGAACCTTATTTGTTAAAAATGGCTTTGCTGGTACATCGATGGGCAAGATTGCCTCAACAGCCAATGTACCGCATAGCCTTGTGTTTCATCATTTTAAAAACAAGCAAAATTTATGGATGGAAGTAAAGATGTCAATTGTCAGAATTTTTAAACAAGGACAAGAGAGTTCTTCAATTTTACCTACTTATAATCAATCTTTAACAAATTTTTTGCAACAACTCATCAGCAGAAGCATCGACTTTTACCAAAACAATCCTGATATAGTAAGGATGATTAATTGGCAACGCTTAGAACATGAACAAGAGCAGGGCATTGGCATCAAAATTTCACAAGAAAGCGAAGCGTGGATTGTGGCCTTTAAGCGTTACCAGGACAAAGGTGAAATAAAGTCTGAACTAAAACCTGAGTTTATCATGACACTTATTTTGTCAATAGTCAGTTCAGCAGCCATGGACAGCAATGTATTTATAAAAAAAGAAGAAGACAATAAAGCTTATATTAATTTTTGCGTCCAGAGCTTGTTGAAGGCATTGTGTCCCTGAACTCTAACCGTTTCACTACGCCGCTGCCTTGCTATACCCGTGCTGAATCAAAATGTTGAGTTTTATGGTAACGAAAAGCGCGCAGTTTACTTGGGTAAATGAGCACTTTGAGTGCACCAGAAAACCAACAGTTTGATTCAGCTTCAGTATAACCACTGACTCACTGACCACCGCCTACTGATCAAGCATCAACAAACTCGCATTACCGCCTTGGGCTGTGGTGTTCACGCACAAAGTGCGCTCGGTGGCAAAGCGATGCAGGTACCTTGTGCCACCTGCTTTAGGTCCTGTTCCTGATAATCCTTCTCCGCCAAACGGTTGCACGCCAACCACGGCTCCAATCATGTTACGATTGACATAAGCATTACCAACTCGCATGCGCTTTACAACACGGCGCACTGTAGATTCAACTCGGCTATGGATACCAAAAGTCAGACCATATCCCAAATCATTTACGCTATCAAGCAGCGCATCCATATTATTAGCCTTGTATCGAAGAATGTGCAAAATAGGGCCGAAATGTTCTTGCTTTAAAGTTGACAAATCATTTATTTCAAACGCTGAAGGAGCGACAAAGGTTCCGTTTGCACAAGATTCAGACAGGGGAGTTTGCGCAATCAACTTTGCTTGACGTTGCATTTGCTCCACATGCTGCTCTAATTGAATTTTGGCGTGTTGGTTGATCACCGGTCCTACATCTGTTGCAAGCTGGCTTGGGTCTCCAATCTGTAGCTCTTGCATTGCTCCTGCCAGCATCTTGCAGGTTTTATCAGCTATTTCTTCTTGTATTAATAAAATCCGAAGTGCGGAACACCGCTGTCCAGCGCTTTGGAATGACGAAGTAAGGACATCCTGCACGACTTGCTCTGGCAGTGCTGATGAATCTACCAACATCACGTTTTGCCCGCCGGTTTCAGCAATCAACGGTACAATAGGACCAGATTTTTGTGCTAGAGATTTTTGAATTAGATGTCCGGTTTGCACAGATCCAGTCAGTGCAACACCTGCAACCCGAGAATCCTCAATCAAGCTTGCCCCAATATCTCGGGCTGCCCCTGGCAACAAGTGCAAGACATCAGCTGGAATGCCAGCTTGATGCAATAATCTAACAGCAAAAGCTGCAATAA carries:
- a CDS encoding TetR/AcrR family transcriptional regulator, with translation METRRADATREKIIKAARTLFVKNGFAGTSMGKIASTANVPHSLVFHHFKNKQNLWMEVKMSIVRIFKQGQESSSILPTYNQSLTNFLQQLISRSIDFYQNNPDIVRMINWQRLEHEQEQGIGIKISQESEAWIVAFKRYQDKGEIKSELKPEFIMTLILSIVSSAAMDSNVFIKKEEDNKAYINFCVQSLLKALCP
- a CDS encoding multidrug effflux MFS transporter, yielding MNSHSTLCFIILLVACLAGVSSDIYAPSLPAIAHDLNAPIDEVQWSMAVFMLGVSLSQLVYGPISEGIGRKFPLLVGLIIAFIGSVICFYAATISVLIWGRFIQGIGVGAGASLWRAIFRDSFTGETSTKYLAYLAILITFVVPAAPTLGGYLSVYFGWRSVFIFLVLYALITILIVCMGFRETGQYHHKNRLRLSFIFSSFQQLLSSRIFMGYALCTFLSYGAFFSWYAVGPVLLIKNIGISPVEFGWITLLGGGTAMAVAGYLNGKIVSHVGSHFMLRLGWLLMVIAGVLMLAFKFLYGINIFIIVAPMIVFYFGSTFIWPAAFTGAFAPFGKLAGYASALYSFLQLGGATVLGSLVAYLPDTDQMPLACIFIVAPALAWGIFESVVCLPRAQCYIPARNENL